The following proteins are encoded in a genomic region of Phaeodactylum tricornutum CCAP 1055/1 chromosome 1, whole genome shotgun sequence:
- a CDS encoding predicted protein: MSAEASTAAQELAETEQQLADVEELLRAAPEDLSLQSLRSDLQQLLEITRLSSAPSQSSPPPFASSISAAITTDTSPIAKRPVDASGTNVDDDNGDNDGPSHPHGGNDDADTHEPAKKKKKKEKLLRDFAVPSHLIPLDTDSEAERNRKRRALKSLKSKHREQQKHQQANQKQKSWQSFQKKKGHTDTSSMFATTDAKVGVVAASTGGRQWTDFAERQRHAKK; encoded by the coding sequence ATGTCGGCCGAAGCGTCCACGGCTGCGCAAGAACTGGCCGAAACCGAGCAACAATTGGCGGACGTGGAAGAACTCTTGCGGGCTGCTCCGGAAGATCTGTCGTTGCAGAGCCTGCGCTCGGACTTGCAACAACTTTTGGAAATCACGCGGCTATCGTCAGCCCCATCACAATCATCACCTCCCCCCTTCGCATCGTCCATATCCGCAGCGATCACTACTGATACCAGTCCCATAGCCAAAAGACCTGTGGACGCATCCGGCACcaacgtcgacgacgacaacggtGATAACGACGGTCCTTCCCATCCCCACGGCGGCAACGATGACGCTGATACGCATGAACctgccaaaaagaaaaagaaaaaagagaaatTGCTTCGTGACTTTGCCGTGCCGTCCCACCTGATTCCCTTGGATACGGACAGTGAAGCGGAACGCAATCGCAAACGTCGCGCGCTAAAATCCCTCAAAAGTAAACACCGagaacaacaaaaacaccaacAAGCCAATCAGAAACAGAAATCTTGGCAATCCTTTCAGAAGAAAAAGGGGCATACGGACACCAGCAGCATGTTTGCCACGACCGACGCCAAAGTAGGCGTCGTAGCCGCGTCAACTGGAGGCCGACAATGGACCGACTTTGCGGAACGCCAGCGCCACGCCAAAAAGTAA
- a CDS encoding predicted protein: MSEGDSRRKIGAQVTAKACHVVHLSECARRYGALRTTKVVVGTVVEVNNTRKAPNNRVSTFITADFDIGGGSVKRSTLNIRSVKLFKPDQSTVPSSPAAPIPAVDNADTDLAVPEQEEGEAVLQETSPDEELEFPAQPMMEIGIAAGEQVAGPTAQVAMQVWGVEDASFVMAHETKWYADKQATLIDINGSVQSKQFGINTPIGDLLGPDSDIDGKYSRLQYFLLMFPPDQLSAMCQLTNVQLVQQNKHCMSTGELLRFFGILILATKFEFSSRSQLWSTTAPSKYIPAPAFGKTGMSRQRFDDLWRNIRWSNQCPERPEGMSSHTFRWQLVDDFVERYNNHRANTFKPSHLICVDESMSRWYGQGGGGGGGNG; encoded by the coding sequence ATGTCAGAAGGGGATTCCCGCCGAAAGATTGGTGCTCAGGTGACAGCGAAGGCCTGTCATGTTGTCCATTTGAGTGAGTGTGCTCGGCGATACGGTGCTTTGAGGACCACCAAGGTTGTTGTGGGGACTGTTGTGGAGGTCAACAATACCAGAAAGGCGCCAAACAACCGTGTATCAACCTTCATTACTGCTGACTTTGATATTGGCGGAGGATCAGTCAAGCGGAGCACTCTGAACATCCGTAGCgtcaaactcttcaaacCGGACCAGTCGACAGTACCATCCAGTCCCGCAGCACCAATACCGGCAGTAGACAACGCAGACACAGATTTGGCCGTTCCAGAgcaagaggaaggagaagcGGTCTTGCAGGAGACTTCTCCtgatgaagaattggaatttCCAGCACAACCGATGATGGAAATTGGAATAGCTGCGGGGGAACAGGTAGCAGGACCTACCGCACAAGTAGCCATGCAGGTTTGGGGTGTTGAAGACGCTTCCTTTGTAATGGCTCATGAAACAAAGTGGTATGCTGACAAGCAAGCTACATTGATTGATATAAATGGCAGTGTCCAAAGTAAGCAGTTTGGCATCAATACACCAATTGGCGACCTTCTTGGTCCAGACTCTGACATTGATGGAAAATATTCGCGGCTgcaatattttcttctcATGTTTCCACCCGACCAACTGAGCGCCATGTGTCAGCTAACAAATGTGCAGCTTGTCCAACAGAACAAGCACTGCATGTCAACAGGAGAGCTGCTTCGATTCTTTGGCATTCTAATTCTTGcgacaaaatttgaatttagCAGTCGATCGCAATTGTGGTCCACAACCGCGCCGTCAAAATACATTCCTGCCCCTgcattcggaaaaacaggaaTGTCGCGGCAGCGCTTTGATGATCTTTGGCGAAATATCCGATGGAGCAACCAGTGTCCTGAACGGCCGGAAGGTATGAGCTCCCATACGTTTCGGTGGCAACTTGTtgatgattttgttgaaagataCAACAATCATCGAGCCAATACTTTCAAACCATCTCATCTTATTTGTGTGGATGAATCAATGTCGCGATGGTATGGAcaagggggggggggggggggggggaatGGATAA
- a CDS encoding predicted protein, protein MGNCQSGNSTKHVRVGEELRPRSTVGSSVRHASPTPSRPVAADGTDLPISPDNEPLESALENKILEHWADETTQSSTTEPGYDEVEDVLILTRTAAEMASRSPTRPTADADPDNGAGSHLRLSPPRESVPHGAVLSTTGDPATTTTLTSVTAIPITPDTPGDDRDDRNTLLQMPQQQHPSYYEDDDQSIEVVSVASGASSSRQRHTAGRLLVSPPTLPSPRQRQPEVLYDMAPAKPSRPPTPSRQRLRRGGRAYQARVEKARYLQMKLNQSGGSGTGPTSGANALRALSPFGESIAGMSILEDEELSCTDHSARSRYSLNTSSLLAASNELFNATTSRGVLWAAAATQDHTPVTTVTWSRCSPTLQCAAPPLYVAFGTEAGLVQVQEARTTPPVPSSLVLSRDPKHQGTATSKNNTSKLGPVVAVPRGSRTRSIDFSRNGQYLAVGGDDCICAVYRVIHEPTPDDPDGESKLRLEPLVEISRVDRVYAVQFRPDGKYLAIGGFDGTVAIVATSNWEVTAEIARDGLVLCLDWSPDGKLLALGASDKSCAIVHADSSWKIRTEFHRPADVVAVKWHPNGRLLAVGSSDVAIVEAHSWITRHEIDTKPTAGSPLRRSVYKAHALCWSPNGSYLMFAGTNGTRCVLLETKSFTMLHEIQRDEVVTSVAWGEQIIREGIPRRFMAIGSEDGSVAIMQAGLETRSGASTVGDDVSSMSQMSNASSYFSTRGEWELREDVFDDIEGELVDAPDNRAKAQSGTCVRALAFSRGSKSRPSAYFAVATDDCVVTVRSTVGWKVVSRAEFAHPIRCLAFSNGSRFLALGGEDAKLSILATVPSWTVVTDFSFAAPLTCLSFSKNNERLVVGSLDGTLTFLDPRKNWQVVGEIHDNESPVLSLDWSTQNLVIGRHDGSVQIYDSVQILRNSLKPSKQLDVSAPARALAFGVNSRFLVVGGGNGVVNVYSSKGGWVLCHQISEGDVGIAMLRWSPTGRFLAYTGESRLFKVVDTVFWADVEEADEMMAIAKSVPREQEDKSPALAFSQDGNLIACGANVFDCRRWESVFALQQKKVGRHKTGSNSDGEHSSLSSREEQSNVMVIAEE, encoded by the coding sequence ATGGGAAATTGTCAGTCCGGAAACAGCACCAAGCACGTGCGCGTGGGAGAAGAGTTGCGTCCACGTTCGACCGTCGGATCGTCGGTGCGGCATGCTAGTCCCACGCCATCGCGTCCCGTTGCCGCGGACGGTACGGACCTCCCCATTTCTCCCGACAACGAGCCGTTGGAATCCGCCCTCGAAAACAAGATTCTGGAACACTGGGCGGATGAAACCACACAGTCGTCCACCACCGAGCCCGGATACGACGAAGTCGAAGACGTCCTCATACTCACCCGGACTGCCGCTGAAATGGCCAGTCGGAGTCCGACGCGGCCTACCGCGGATGCGGATCCCGATAATGGTGCCGGAAGTCATCTCCGGCTTTCGCCACCCCGCGAATCTGTTCCTCACGGTGCCGTTCTCTCCACCACCGGCGATCCGGCAACCACCACGACGTTGACCTCGGTCACCGCGATACCCATTACTCCGGATACACCGGGAGACGATCGAGACGATCGCAATACGCTCCTCCAAATgccacaacaacaacatccgTCCTACTACGAGGATGACGACCAATCGATCGAAGTGGTTTCGGTCGCTTCCGGTGCGTCTTCCTCGCGACAGCGGCACACCGCAGGACGACTACTGGTCTCTCCCCCGACCCTCCCGTCACCCCGACAGCGACAACCGGAAGTCCTCTACGATATGGCTCCCGCTAAACCGTCCCGTCCACCGACACCCTCGCGACAGCGCCTTCGACGGGGCGGGAGAGCCTACCAAGCTCGTGTAGAAAAAGCCCGATACCTGCAAATGAAACTCAACCAGTCCGGTGGATCCGGGACGGGACCCACCAGCGGTGCCAACGCCTTGCGAGCGCTATCACCCTTTGGCGAATCCATCGCCGGCATGAGTATCCTGGAAGACGAAGAACTATCCTGTACGGATCACTCGGCGCGGTCCCGCTATTCACTCAACACCTCGTCACTACTGGCCGCCAGCAACGAACTGTTCAACGCCACCACCTCCCGCGGAGTCTTGTGGGCGGCCGCCGCGACCCAGGACCACACACCCGTCACAACCGTTACCTGGTCGCGGTGTTCCCCCACACTCCAATGTGCGGCACCGCCGCTCTACGTCGCCTTCGGAACCGAAGCCGGCCTCGTGCAAGTGCAAGAGGCCCGGACCACTCCACCGGTGCCGTCCTCACTGGTGTTGAGTCGTGACCCCAAACACCAAGGGACCGCAACTTCCAAGAACAATACTTCCAAGCTCGGACCGGTCGTTGCAGTACCCCGAGGATCCCGTACACGTTCAATCGATTTTTCTCGAAACGGACAGTACCTCGCCGTCGGTGGCGACGACTGCATTTGTGCCGTCTATCGAGTCATCCACGAGCCAACCCCGGATGACCCCGACGGAGAATCCAAGTTGCGTTTGGAGCCGCTCGTGGAAATTTCCCGCGTGGATCGAGTGTACGCGGTGCAGTTTCGACCGGACGGCAAATATTTGGCCATTGGCGGTTTCGACGGCACGGTCGCAATTGTCGCCACCTCGAATTGGGAAGTGACCGCCGAGATTGCTCGAGACGGACTCGTTTTGTGTCTGGATTGGAGTCCAGACGGGAAGCTCCTCGCCCTCGGCGCCAGCGACAAATCCTGCGCCATCGTACACGCCGACTCATCCTGGAAGATCCGAACGGAGTTCCACCGACCCGCAGATGTTGTAGCGGTAAAATGGCATCCCAATGGCCGTCTCTTGGCCGTTGGCTCTTCGGATGTGGCTATTGTGGAAGCCCATTCCTGGATCACCCGCCATGAAATTGATACCAAACCCACCGCCGGCAGTCCCCTGCGTCGGTCCGTTTACAAAGCTCACGCCCTTTGCTGGAGCCCCAACGGAAGCTATCTCATGTTCGCGGGGACCAACGGGACTCGTtgtgttttgttggaaaccaaATCGTTTACCATGTTGCACGAGATTCAGAGGGACGAAGTTGTGACGAGCGTCGCCTGGGGCGAGCAAATCATTCGGGAAGGTATTCCACGGCGCTTCATGGCGATTGGTAGTGAAGACGGGTCCGTTGCTATTATGCAAGCGGGTTTGGAAACCCGGTCCGGAGCGTCTACGGTTGGCGACGACGTGTCTTCAATGTCGCAAATGTCCAACGCAAGTTCGTATTTTAGTACCCGTGGAGAGTGGGAATTGCGCGAAGACGTCTTTGACGATATCGAAGGCGAGTTGGTCGACGCCCCGGACAATCGCGCAAAGGCCCAATCCGGAACCTGTGTTCGCGCCCTGGCTTTCTCACGAGGTAGCAAGTCCCGGCCGTCCGCTTATTTTGCCGTGGCCACTGATGATTGCGTCGTCACCGTACGATCCACCGTGGGCTGGAAAGTTGTGTCGCGGGCAGAATTCGCCCACCCGATTCGTTGTCTCGCCTTTTCCAACGGCAGTCGCTTTCTCGCCTTGGGTGGAGAAGACGCCAAACTCAGCATTCTCGCTACTGTCCCGTCATGGACAGTAGTGACCGATTTTTCCTTCGCCGCACCGTTGACCTGCTTGTCGTTCAGTAAAAACAACGAACGCCTCGTGGTTGGGAGCTTGGACGGCACACTCACTTTCCTGGATCCCCGCAAGAATTGGCAAGTTGTGGGAGAGATTCACGACAACGAGTCGCCGGTTTTATCTTTGGACTGGAGCACCCAGAACTTGGTTATTGGCCGGCACGACGGATCGGTGCAGATTTACGATTCGGTTCAAATTCTACGTAATAGTCTTAAACCGTCGAAGCAGCTCGATGTGTCGGCACCGGCACGAGCCTTGGCCTTTGGGGTCAATAGCCGATTCCTGGTGGTGGGTGGTGGCAATGGTGTCGTTAACGTGTACAGCTCCAAGGGTGGTTGGGTACTCTGTCACCAGATATCGGAAGGTGACGTGGGCATCGCTATGTTAAGGTGGAGTCCAACCGGACGATTCTTGGCGTACACTGGAGAATCACGGTTGTTCAAAGTTGTCGATACCGTCTTTTGGGCCGATGTGGAAGAGGCCGACGAGATGATGGCGATTGCTAAATCCGTCCCTAGGGAACAAGAGGACAAGTCGCCCGCTCTAGCTTTTAGCCAGGATGGCAATCTAATTGCCTGCGGTGCCAACGTGTTCGACTGTCGACGGTGGGAGTCGGTTTTTGCACTCCAACAGAAGAAAGTTGGACGCCACAAGACCGGTAGTAACAGTGACGGAGAACACTCTAGTCTATCCTCACGGGAAGAACAATCTAACGTGATGGTGATTGCCGAAGAATAG
- the MK gene encoding mevalonate kinase (ATP-dependent phosphorylation of mevalonic acid (MVA pathway)), translated as MAGTPLINSRSVCASAPGKAILFGEHAVVYGEPAVAAALDDLRIFVLFTPTSHNSTHASVIRVVMPDLPTPVDFALPVSLFTSMESTNTPPTPDDATVLAQLLHTADPTLDDFSVQALTPVLYLCNQILLKPLRFRSESNPSADGGYELWVRSQDLPVGAGLGSSAAFGVACAAALIQYRQNLTATHAGTAAGTTSTNTPIQYGPPDSATLSEIDRYAYYSEILLHGTPSGIDNAVSAHGGAIIFTKDVASTNGTVKMEHLTPSDDLTLSLVYTHVPRSTKTLVAGVRHFYQRHVGFVTLILEAMGAIARDFEQAIRDRTNAHHGDHASDSHDFGERVLTMVRTNQYLLQAVGVSHPSLDHVCAVVHEHFRDYGAAKLTGAGGGGCAFVLWKPGLAADVLATQRQRLQYALTTTLTPSPPYRYQCLASVVGGEGVLFLPAGDFPWDATTPSSATPSRSATNVGRLVSALTVSALVATTWMVWRSIGTKAR; from the coding sequence ATGGCAGGGACACCATTGATAAATTCACGTTCGGTGTGTGCCTCGGCACCAGGAAAGGCAATTCTCTTTGGGGAGCACGCGGTGGTGTACGGCGAACcagcggtggcggcggcccTCGACGATTTGCGTATATTTGTCTTGTTTACGCCGACGTCCCACAACTCAACCCACGCTTCCGTCATTCGCGTCGTTATGCCCGATTTGCCGACCCCGGTGGACTTTGCCTTACCCGTATCGCTCTTTACCAGCATGGAGTCCACCAATACCCCACCGACTCCCGATGACGCGACAGTTTTGGCACAGCTGCTCCACACAGCAGATCCTACACTCGACGATTTTAGTGTACAAGCACTCACGCCCGTCTTGTATTTGTGCAATCAAATCTTGTTAAAGCCGTTGCGGTTTCGGTCCGAGTCGAACCCTAGTGCTGACGGTGGCTACGAATTGTGGGTCCGCTCGCAGGATTTGCCCGTCGGAGCAGGATTGGGATCGTCCGCCGCCTTTGGAGTTGCCTGTGCGGCAGCTTTGATACAGTATCGACAAAACTTGACGGCTACGCACGCGGGCACAGCTGCAGGTACAACATCGACGAATACGCCGATACAGTACGGTCCACCGGACTCTGCCACACTTAGTGAGATTGACCGCTACGCCTACTATTCCGAAATCCTGCTTCACGGAACGCCCTCAGGTATTGACAACGCCGTCAGTGCGCATGGTGGAGCAATTATCTTCACCAAAGACGTTGCGAGTACGAATGGCACCGTTAAAATGGAGCACTTGACCCCATCCGACGATTTGACCTTGTCCCTCGTCTACACGCACGTCCCGCGCAGTACCAAGACTTTGGTAGCCGGAGTACGTCATTTCTATCAACGACACGTAGGCTTTGTGACTTTGATACTCGAAGCCATGGGCGCGATTGCCCGTGACTTTGAGCAAGCGATTCGGGATCGGACCAATGCGCACCATGGCGACCACGCCAGCGACTCGCATGACTTTGGTGAACGCGTCTTGACCATGGTTCGGACCAATCAGTACTTACTGCAAGCCGTCGGTGTGTCCCATCCCAGTCTCGACCACGTGTGTGCCGTGGTCCACGAGCACTTCCGGGACTACGGGGCGGCCAAATTGACCGGTGCCGGTGGTGGGGGCTGTGCCTTCGTCTTGTGGAAGCCCGGCCTCGCGGCGGACGTTCTCGCCACGCAACGACAACGCTTACAATACGCTCTGACGACGACCCTCACCCCATCGCCACCGTACCGATACCAGTGTCTGGCATCCGTCGTGGGTGGGGAAGGAGTTTTGTTTCTCCCCGCTGGCGATTTTCCGTGGGATGCGACGACGCCGTCTTCCGCGACCCCTTCGCGATCCGCGACCAATGTCGGTCGACTGGTGAGTGCGCTCACAGTGAGCGCACTCGTGGCCACCACTTGGATGGTTTGGAGGTCGATTGGGACCAAGGCTAGGTGA
- a CDS encoding predicted protein, which translates to MVSLRTERSASPLPLAPHAIAHLVHSRDEASVAPTPSPLPHQTKRQTAQPSLLVFLHSLLRILHLPTIMNAAVTIFSLGIGVGIILGDSFREHETTYRTVQTTHDENGNRQRDHHNDSSPATFRPHVDALTAATAASWQTSESAHLLPAQ; encoded by the coding sequence ATGGTATCCCTGCGGACCGAACGTAGCGCATCACCTCTACCGTTAGCACCGCACGCGATCGCCCATCTTGTCCATTCGCGCGACGAAGCTTCCGTTGCCCCGACACCATCACCACTTCCGCATCAAACAAAGCGACAAACGGCCCAACCGTCCTTGCTTGTTTTCTTGCATTCCTTGCTACGCATTCTTCACCTTCCAACGATCATGAACGCTGCCGTGACCATTTTCAGTCTCGGTATTGGCGTCGGCATCATTCTGGGGGATTCCTTTCGCGAGCACGAAACGACGTATCGCACGGTCCAGACGACccacgacgaaaacggaaaccGTCAAAGAGACCATCACAACGACTCCAGCCCCGCTACGTTTCGACCCCACGTGGATGCTTTGACGGCGGCCACCGCGGCGTCCTGGCAGACTTCGGAATCGGCACACTTGCTACCGGCTCAGTAA
- a CDS encoding predicted protein — translation MTSLWTFDTADLDEAPIRRGADAQLHTLRACFPHAWRTATEQFLRPDETILSERWMDVVLRIQLTEDDDNNNSTENNTTDDNESDDALESPNGSTCVDNITRVPARVLVTSERVVLLALPNLTEDGHSHSPLPVQSTPLPTSGSSRIPNYHDADTCIAGSAIELHALAQEDQPNMCVYLQCSSDGATPMLECFLEPLGPSTPDPTDPDNPGTTQTVPQQCQALFDALSTLVALHPVDPNESEEPQEELFGGGMVFGDDTRLGSLPHVVATGNGVASDDMVVGDAAFVAPPSTTSLEDHATTTQERDAILSRLDDLLIVPPEYEIDSSDTETRIVDLEEGQFDDAEDDDYIL, via the coding sequence atgacGTCCCTCTGGACGTTCGACACTGCCGACTTGGACGAAGCTCCAATCCGGCGCGGCGCCGACGCCCAACTCCACACGCTACGGGCTTGTTTCCCCCATGCGTGGCGGACCGCTACGGAACAGTTCCTCCGACCCGACGAAACAATCTTGTCCGAACGTTGGATGGACGTCGTCCTGCGCATCCAGCTaacggaagacgacgacaacaacaacagcaccgAGAATAACACtaccgacgacaacgaaagcgacgacGCACTCGAAAGTCCCAACGGATCTACGTGCGTGGACAATATCACTCGCGTTCCGGCCCGCGTCTTGGTGACCAGCGAACGCGTCGTGCTCTTGGCACTGCCAAACCTCACCGAGGACGGACACTCCCACTCGCCATTGCCGGTGCAGTCGACACCGCTCCCCACCAGTGGTAGCTCCCGCATACCAAATTACCACGACGCCGATACTTGCATCGCTGGTTCCGCCATTGAACTGCACGCACTCGCACAAGAAGACCAACCCAACATGTGCGTATATCTACAATGCTCCTCCGATGGGGCGACGCCAATGCTGGAATGCTTCTTGGAACCACTCGGACCGTCGACCCCCGATCCCACTGACCCCGACAACCCCGGCACTACTCAAACCGTACCCCAACAGTGCCAAGCTCTCTTTGACGCCTTATCTACATTAGTTGCCTTGCATCCGGTCGATCCCAACGAGTCGGAGGAGCCCCAAGAAGAACTCTTCGGCGGCGGCATGGTCTTTGGCGACGATACCAGACTGGGATCGCTTCCACACGTGGTCGCTACCGGCAACGGCGTGGCGAGTGACGACATGGTCGTGGGCGATGCTGCGTTCGTGGCACCACCATCAACAACATCGCTCGAAGACCATGCTACCACGACACAGGAACGGGACGCAATCTTGTCCAGACTGGATGACTTGCTCATTGTACCACCCGAGTACGAAATCGACAGCAGCGACACGGAAACACGCATTGTCGATTTGGAGGAAGGACAATTTGATGAcgcggaagacgacgactATATATTATAG
- a CDS encoding predicted protein codes for FARRILVAVFLGGLIGWERRQADRPAGIRTMALVSLGSCLFSICSAVAFIHGPMGWDASRVSAAIPSGVGFLGSALIFKQHQDDGAHMVHGLTTAASVWLSAAVGIACSGGFFFVAAFSCAIMLLLLRFGPRYTY; via the coding sequence TTCGCGCGCCGTATACTCGTTGCCGTCTTTCTCGGTGGACTCATCGGCTGGGAACGCCGCCAAGCCGATCGACCCGCTGGAATTCGCACCATGGCACTCGTGTCACTCGGATCCTGTTTGTTCAGTATATGCTCCGCCGTTGCCTTTATTCACGGACCCATGGGATGGGACGCCTCGCGGGTTAGTGCCGCCATACCCTCCGGAGTCGGCTTTCTCGGATCGGCCCTCATTTTCAAACAACACCAGGATGACGGCGCACACATGGTACACGGACTGACAACAGCCGCCTCGGTTTGGCTCTCGGCAGCCGTAGGTATCGCCTGCAGCGgaggtttcttctttgtcgcGGCTTTTTCCTGCGCCATCATGCTCCTGTTACTCCGCTTTGGGCCTCGCTACAcgtac
- a CDS encoding predicted protein → MEDVESGDGTGNYGNEIADDSNNNNPRVLDRDDSELDKHDDPFAPREGKTLTWTNIHMTLAGKGEESERKLLDNVWGEVPEKQTTAVMGPSGAGKTSLLNILAGRASSHGRVKIESDVRLNNYSVDPTNIKVRKLIAFVAQDDSLQVTSTPREAIRFSAKLRLPRATTDHQLDKLTDRMITELGLTACADSIVGGELIKGISGGERKRTSVGVELVVKPALVFLDEPTSGLDSFSAVQLCQVLKKVANAGSSVFFTIHQPSSEIFNSFDHLILMNKGRVMYTGSVHGVPDFFASRGHPNPPNYNPADFIMNVAQSVPVKQLNEDGFFPTDERKMGEAFVPDDGKDALGITVTRRTARGVDVYDTKPPGLVTQVKLLFTREINNLRRDVTALGARFGLTIFLGVLVGIIFLDVGKTDPTVAVNLQSHFGALIMVLLMSMFGTAQPALLSFPEERPVFLREYSTNHYSVISYFLSRLTMEAVVTGLQVFVQAIITYFMIGFQLSFGLFWAVTYSLAMASTALAVLLGCSVEDPKLAQEMLPILFVPQMLFAGFFVVPDLIPVWLRWARYLCTLTYAIRILLVEEFYDCDPGNPEANNACNDLVSNIDADPDETWWNWLVLVALFGVARIFALYILRQKSTKFF, encoded by the exons ATGGAAGACGTTGAATCCGGAGACGGTACCGGGAACTACGGCAACGAAATCGCGGACGACAGTAACAATAATAACCCTCGGGTACTGGATCGCGACGACAGCGAGCTCGACAAGCATGATGATCCCTTTGCTCCACGCGAAGGCAAAACCCTCACCTGGACTAACATTCACATGACCTTG GCTGGAAAGGGTGAGGAGTCCGAACGCAAACTTCTCGATAACGTGTGGGGCGAGGTACCGGAGAAGCAAACGACGGCGGTCATGGGTCCTTCCGGAGCCGGCAAAACGTCGCTTTTGAATATTCTCGCCGGTCGCGCCAGTTCGCACGGACGCGTCAAGATCGAAAGCGACGTTCGTCTCAACAACTATTCCGTCGATCCGACCAACATCAAGGTCCGCAAGCtgattgcctttgttgcGCAGGACGATTCCTTGCAGGTCACTTCGACGCCCCGGGAGGCCATTCGCTTTTCCGCCAAGTTGCGTCTACCCAGAGCTACGACAGATCACCAGCTCGACAAACTCACCGACCGCATGATCACCGAACTAGGACTCACGGCCTGTGCCGATTCCATTGTCGGAGGGGAACTCATCAAGGGAATTTCCGGAGGAGAACGTAAGCGTACTTCGGTCGGGGTCGAACTCGTCGTCAAGCCTGCCTTGGTCTTTCTCGACGAGCCTACCAGTGGTTTGGATTCCTTCAGTGCCGTGCAGTTATGTCAGGTTCTCAAAAAGGTAGCCAACGCCGGATCGTCCGTTTTCTTTACGATCCATCAGCCTTCTTCGGAAATCTTCAATTCCTTCGACCATTTGATCCTCATGAACAAGGGACGCGTCATGTACACCGGCTCGGTCCACGGAGTGCCGGACTTCTTTGCCTCTCGAGGACATCCCAATCCTCCCAACTACAATCCGGCCGATTTCATCATGAACGTTGCACAGTCGGTGCCCGTCAAGCAACTCAACGAGGATGGATTCTTCCCCACCGACGAACGCAAAATGGGGGAAGCCTTTGTTCCGGATGACGGAAAGGATGCTCTCGGGATTACCGTTACCCGTCGCACTGCTCGTGGTGTTGACGTGTACGACACCAAACCCCCCGGTCTCGTGACGCAGGTCAAGCTGCTCTTTACTCGTGAAATTAACAACTTGCGTCGGGATGTTACGGCTCTTGGTGCCCGCTTTGGCCTCACCATCTTTTTGGGAGTCTTGGTTGGTATCATCTTTTTGGATGTGGGCAAGACTGATCCCACTGTCGCGGTCAATCTGCAGTCCCACTTTGGTGCCCTCATTATGGTCCTCCTTATGAGCATGTTCGGGACCGCCCAACCCGCCCTGTTGTCCTTTCCCGAAGAACGCCCCGTCTTTTTGCGCGAGTATTCCACCAATCACTATTCGGTCATTTCTTACTTTTTATCGCGATTGACCATGGAAGCCGTGGTGACTGGACTTCAGGTATTTGTGCAGGCCATTATCACGTACTTTATGATCGGCTTTCAACTGTCCTTTGGTTTGTTTTGGGCCGTTACGTACTCTCTCGCCATGGCCAGTACGGCGTTGGCCGTGTTGCTGGGTTGTTCCGTGGAGGATCCCAAACTAGCACAGGAAATGTTGCCGATTTTGTTTGTGCCGCAGATGCTCTTTGCCGGCTTCTTTGTCGTGCCTGATTTGATTC CTGTCTGGTTGCGCTGGGCTCGTTACCTTTGTACCTTGACCTACGCCATTCGCATTCTCTTGGTGGAAGAATTCTACGATTGCGATCCTGGTAATCCAGAAGCCAACAATGCTTGCAACGACTTGGTCTCGAACATTGACGCCGACCCGGACGAGACGTGGTGGAATTGGTTGGTGCTCGTAGCGCTGTTCGGGGTCGCCCGTATTTTTGCTCTCTATATTCTCCGTCAAAAGTCCACCAAATTCTTTTAA